The Primulina eburnea isolate SZY01 chromosome 6, ASM2296580v1, whole genome shotgun sequence genome contains a region encoding:
- the LOC140834874 gene encoding probable receptor-like protein kinase At1g30570 has translation MMKVQGMRIWSILFLVIIFVLARTVESQIQSFLINCGSNSSVNVDGRRWIGDRVSGNNFTLIAPGIEASSTMFNGDPVYEPLYRTARIFTDRMNYSFQGTMGNYFFRLHFYSLTFENYNANDSYFSVEVNGLKLLSEFNVPGEILYKNSKFPGSRVNSSLPYLVKEYFLSVEASETVVNFVPSKGSFGFVNAIEMIPEGNKMFIDSVRRVGISGGFSSLNLNKRGVETMYRLNVGGSSIKPAQDSFFSRTWETDSGYMINSDAGSEIHNKSDITYATPNDTTVAPLLVYETARTLTNTEVLEKRFNMSWKLEVDPDFDYLVRLHFCELLYDKPNQRIFRIYIDNKTAAENFDIFVRAGGTNKAYHEDYLDSISSKTKTLWIQLGPDTSTGSAGTDALLSGLEVFKLSRNGNLAYVQKYSDPEIKKSSRKLILWVGVGAGIASIVILAAVCMLTICFCKKKSEENGTKKTSPGWRPLFLHGSIWNSTANAKGSMSCQSPNGQFGSVRSGRRFMLTEIRAATHNFDESLVIGVGGFGKVYKGEIDDSTLVAIKRSNPQSQQGLAEFETEIEMLSKLRHRHLVPLIGFCDEQNEMILVYEYMANGTLRNHLFGSDLPPLSWKQRLEVCIGAARGLHYLHTGSERGIIHRDVKTTNILLDENFIAKMADFGLSKTGPSFEHTHVSTAVKGSFGYLDPEYFRRQHLTEKSDVYSFGVVLFEVVCARAVINPTLPKDQINLAECALRCQREGSLESILDEQLKGKYSPESLMRFGEIAEKCLADEGKSRPTMGEVLWHLEYVLQLQDAWLHSNAGEHSVSSTHYLRPFDYSKSEEARAEENSDTGTPTQ, from the coding sequence ATGATGAAGGTTCAAGGCATGAGAATCTGGAGTATATTGTTTCTGGTGATTATATTTGTGCTTGCAAGAACGGTGGAATCCCAGATTCAGTCCTTTCTGATAAATTGTGGGTCGAATTCGAGTGTCAACGTAGATGGTAGGAGATGGATTGGTGACAGAGTTTCAGGCAACAATTTCACCCTCATTGCTCCTGGTATTGAAGCCTCCAGCACTATGTTCAACGGCGATCCAGTTTACGAGCCACTTTATAGAACTGCCAGAATTTTTACAGACCGCATGAATTATAGTTTTCAAGGAACAATGGGGAATTATTTTTTTAGGCTTCATTTCTACTCATTGACATTTGAAAATTACAATGCCAATGACTCTTACTTTTCCGTTGAAGTGAATGGTTTGAAGCTACTTTCTGAATTCAATGTTCCTGGTGAGATTTTGTATAAAAACTCAAAATTTCCAGGTTCAAGAGTTAATTCTAGCTTACCATATTTGGTGAAGGAATATTTCCTTAGTGTTGAAGCTAGTGAAACAGTTGTTAATTTTGTTCCCTCAAAAGGCTCATTTGGTTTCGTGAATGCAATAGAAATGATTCCAGAAGGCAATAAGATGTTCATTGACTCGGTGAGGAGAGTGGGCATAAGTGGTGGCTTTAGCTCTTTGAATTTAAACAAACGGGGGGTCGAAACCATGTATAGATTGAATGTTGGAGGTTCATCCATCAAACCTGCACAAGATTCTTTTTTCTCGAGAACTTGGGAAACTGATTCAGGTTACATGATAAATTCTGATGCTGGATCAGAAATCCATAACAAATCAGACATTACTTATGCTACTCCAAATGATACAACGGTGGCGCCTCTTCTTGTCTATGAAACAGCAAGAACTTTGACGAATACAGAAGTATTGGAGAAGAGATTCAACATGTCATGGAAATTGGAGGTCGATCCAGATTTTGATTATCTAGTCCGGCTGCACTTCTGTGAGCTGCTGTATGATAAGCCTAATCAGAGGATATTCAGAATATACATTGACAACAAAACTGCTGCAGAAAACTTTGACATTTTTGTTCGAGCTGGAGGAACAAACAAGGCATATCACGAGGACTACCTGGATTCAATTTCTTCTAAAACCAAGACTCTTTGGATACAATTAGGTCCCGATACAAGTACTGGTTCTGCTGGAACCGATGCTCTTTTGAGTGGTTTAGAGGTTTTCAAGCTAAGTCGGAATGGAAATCTTGCTTATGTACAGAAGTATAGTGATccagaaataaaaaaaagttcAAGAAAGCTAATCCTTTGGGTTGGAGTTGGAGCTGGTATTGCTTCTATTGTCATTCTTGCAGCTGTATGTATGCTGACCATCTGCTTCTGTAAGAAGAAGAGTGAAGAAAATGGTACCAAGAAGACCTCTCCTGGCTGGCGGCCTTTGTTCCTCCATGGATCAATTTGGAACAGCACTGCCAATGCAAAAGGATCGATGAGTTGTCAGAGTCCAAATGGACAATTTGGCTCTGTCAGGTCGGGGAGGCGCTTTATGCTAACAGAGATTAGAGCAGCAACACATAATTTTGATGAAAGTTTGGTGATCGGAGTGGGAGGATTTGGTAAGGTGTACAAAGGAGAGATTGATGATTCGACCCTGGTTGCAATTAAGCGATCCAATCCACAATCTCAGCAGGGATTAGCAGAATTTGAGACAGAAATTGAGATGCTGTCAAAACTAAGGCACCGGCATCTTGTCCCTCTTATTGGATTCTGCGATGAGCAGAATGAAATGATTTTGGTGTACGAATATATGGCAAATGGAACTCTGAGGAATCATCTTTTTGGGAGCGACTTACCACCATTAAGTTGGAAGCAACGATTGGAAGTGTGTATTGGCGCTGCCAGAGGGTTGCACTACCTTCATACAGGATCAGAGAGGGGAATAATCCACAGGGACGTCAAGACAACCAACATTTTGTTAGATGAGAACTTTATCGCAAAAATGGCTGATTTTGGGCTGTCCAAAACTGGTCCTTCATTTGAGCACACACATGTGAGCACTGCAGTAAAGGGAAGCTTCGGCTATCTTGATCCCGAATATTTCAGGCGGCAACATTTGACTGAGAAATCTGATGTTTACTCGTTTGGTGTGGTCCTTTTTGAAGTTGTTTGTGCCCGAGCGGTTATTAATCCCACGTTACCAaaagatcaaataaatcttgcaGAATGCGCTTTGCGTTGCCAAAGAGAGGGATCACTTGAGAGCATTCTCGATGAACAACTCAAAGGAAAGTATTCTCCAGAATCATTGATGAGATTTGGAGAGATCGCCGAGAAATGTCTTGCAGATGAGGGGAAGAGCAGGCCGACAATGGGGGAAGTTCTGTGGCACTTGGAATATGTTTTACAGCTTCAAGATGCTTGGTTGCACAGCAATGCTGGAGAACACTCAGTTTCTAGCACTCATTATTTGAGGCCTTTTGATTATTCAAAATCCGAGGAAGCACGGGCAGAAGAAAATTCAGATACTGGCACTCCTACACAATAG
- the LOC140834877 gene encoding putative RING-H2 finger protein ATL21B — protein MHKISATPFLLFFIFPIVHSKKGCSDSFCGNKTLPIRYPFQLQGQNQKDCNYIALNLTCSDAQLGVPLLNLPSFGDLYARNINYSANVIQLYPTNTYNCLASRFLSTGISYSPLSAVSYQNYTFFSCPRGNLSSSNFTAIGCLSNSTFSVLATSSISRAEEINSLGCSVMVTVPIPVSSPLQYEFNGFDDDLILKWNVTTCEACVKKKRRGAGYVVLIVFLSLVLPNVFVFLLYVLFVALIHFIRWIRNIIRWIADRVSCLARAVRNRNQRRFPVRRAPPPPPSNVTAGSGTNAAANRFKTILLGESRRIPGPNGTTCPICLEEYNPTETLKSIIQCGHCFHHSCIDQWLRTHSSCPVCRNATV, from the exons ATGCATAAGATTTCGGCAACCccttttcttcttttcttcatCTTCCCCATTGTTCATTCCAAGAAAGGTTGTTCCGATTCATTTTGTGGAAACAAAACCTTGCCTATACGGTACCCTTTTCAGTTACAGGGCCAAAACCAGAAGGATTGCAACTATATTGCCTTAAATTTAACGTGCAGCGATGCCCAATTAGGTGTTCCCCTTCTGAATCTTCCTTCTTTCGGGGATTTATATGCAAGGAATATCAACTATTCAGCCAATGTAATACAACTCTATCCTACAAATACTTATAATTGCCTCGCCAGCCGGTTCTTGAGTACAGGCATTTCGTATTCCCCTCTCAGCGCTGTGAGCTATCAGAACTACACGTTTTTCAGCTGTCCCCGAGGGAATTTAAGTTCAAGCAATTTCACTGCTATCGGTTGCCTGAGCAACTCCACATTCTCTGTATTGGCAACTTCATCTATATCACGTGCAGAAGAGATCAATTCTTTAGGATGCAGTGTGATGGTAACTGTGCCTATCCCAGTTTCGTCGCCCCTTCAGTATGAATTCAATGGATTCGACGATGATCTTATTTTGAAATGGAATGTGACGACTTGCGAAGCTTGTGTCAAGAAAAAACGTCGCGGGGCAG GTTATGTTGTGCTGATAGTTTTCTTAAGCCTTGTTCTACCGAACGTATTTGTGTTTCTGCTGTATGTATTGTTTGTGGCATTAATCCATTTCATACGCTGGATAAGGAATATTATAAGATGGATAGCTGACCGAGTTTCTTGCCTAGCTCGAGCTGTTCGAAACAGAAATCAAAGACGCTTTCCTGTTCGGAGAGCACCGCCGCCCCCACCCTCCAATGTGACTGCAGGCTCTGGTACTAATGCTGCCGCAAATAGGTTCAAAACAATCCTCCTCGGAGAAAGTCGACGAATCCCCGGGCCTAATGGCACAACTTGTCCAATATGTTTGGAAGAATACAATCCCACAGAGACTCTGAAGAGCATTA
- the LOC140835527 gene encoding putative germin-like protein 2-1, which translates to MQIEPSPLQDFCVADFNGTVRVNGFACLDPKQVTTDHFLFRGIHILGNTSNPLGSFVNRLTVFQIPGLNTLGISTVRVDYAPGGVVPPHQHPRASEILTVLEGTVFVGFVTSDPENRFISKTLHKRHVFVFPFGLVHFQQNVGQGNAVTMAFLSSQNLGVIAIANTVFGSKPAFNDQLLATAFRVDKSTIHQLQLHKIKILVWL; encoded by the exons ATGCAA ATTGAACCTAGCCCTCTTCAAGATTTTTGTGTTGCAGACTTCAATGGCACGG TGAGGGTGAATGGGTTTGCTTGCCTAGACCCCAAGCAAGTAACAACCGATCACTTCCTTTTCAGAGGCATCCACATACTAGGAAACACATCAAACCCATTAGGCTCCTTCGTAAACCGGCTGACTGTGTTCCAAATCCCCGGCCTCAACACCCTCGGCATCTCCACCGTCCGTGTCGACTATGCCCCGGGAGGGGTCGTCCCACCGCACCAACACCCACGAGCCTCCGAAATACTGACGGTGCTGGAAGGTACGGTGTTTGTGGGCTTCGTCACCTCAGACCCGGAAAACAGGTTCATTTCGAAAACACTACACAAGAGACATGTGTTTGTTTTTCCTTTTGGACTGGTTCACTTCCAACAAAACGTTGGCCAAGGGAATGCTGTTACAATGGCGTTCTTGAGCAGCCAGAACCTCGGTGTTATCGCCATCGCCAATACTGTTTTCGGGTCGAAACCTGCTTTCAACGATCAGCTATTGGCCACGGCTTTCCGGGTTGATAAGTCGACCATCCATCAGCTTCAGCTCCACAAAATTAAGATTTTAGTTTGGTTATAG